In Paenibacillus kyungheensis, the following are encoded in one genomic region:
- a CDS encoding lysozyme inhibitor LprI family protein, with protein sequence MKWTISLLLTCTVLTACGQSNHQATTPEATATSKPSVTASAEVNQKTTKANQTSTEQSEESTEDTPYYGDYQMDPEDTFNHLIHNNPLDRAYNKEYNEFQNSSQFSTAGWVALEGKYLKLWDIEMNNTMQQLKSKLSASQYALLQQSQKGWETYDQQEAEFVEDTFLKDSYFGSQGQVSAVSAQLSRTRERTIQLMEYAYEHNDHQLKFVYQ encoded by the coding sequence ATGAAATGGACGATTAGTTTACTTTTAACATGCACGGTATTAACAGCTTGCGGTCAATCGAATCATCAGGCAACGACACCAGAGGCTACTGCCACATCCAAACCAAGTGTTACAGCATCGGCTGAAGTTAATCAAAAGACAACCAAAGCAAACCAGACTTCTACAGAGCAATCGGAAGAATCTACAGAAGATACTCCATACTATGGCGATTACCAGATGGACCCGGAAGATACATTTAATCATCTGATCCATAACAATCCGTTAGATCGGGCATACAATAAAGAGTATAATGAATTTCAGAACTCTAGTCAGTTCTCGACCGCCGGTTGGGTTGCTCTTGAAGGAAAGTATTTGAAATTATGGGATATCGAAATGAATAATACGATGCAACAATTGAAGTCCAAGTTATCTGCATCCCAGTATGCTTTGTTACAACAATCTCAAAAAGGTTGGGAAACGTATGATCAACAAGAAGCAGAATTCGTCGAAGATACGTTTTTGAAAGATTCGTATTTTGGTTCTCAAGGACAAGTAAGTGCAGTTAGTGCCCAATTGTCGAGAACACGTGAGCGAACTATTCAATTGATGGAATATGCTTACGAACATAATGATCATCAACTGAAATTTGTGTATCAATAA
- a CDS encoding DNA glycosylase AlkZ-like family protein, whose product MLTTTRAQMKRLQLHQQGLLQPHLNHYQDANGVLHALNRLGYVQLDTMNVLSRSQDLFFWSRDHRYQREWLLELYEQQSIFEVYLFALCLLPASSYEHLHHYFAHHHLKIMNQPKLDFILNIYEQVQLNQPLRSRDIEHDQPSSGATWSMTPARRALDQLWRAGLIKVSRDHHFNKLYTITDQNIEEHRTLEHEPTLNTYLLDLTFENLGIATLKELKACFNLNKTAVSEYIQQQLEQGNIQQIQVEDWAEEHFIRTQDIPLLSTLEKLEGSAATLLSPFDNMIRDRSRLLKLFDVNYKLESYMPKEQRQYGYFAMPILIGEQIMGVIDLKNDRQRRELQVQKLTLFDSAQAVEHKRQIESILQNLCVFVEAEQIIPAQEITYL is encoded by the coding sequence ATGCTGACAACGACCAGAGCACAGATGAAGCGTCTGCAATTGCATCAACAAGGACTATTACAACCTCATTTGAATCACTATCAGGATGCTAATGGAGTATTACATGCACTCAACCGACTTGGTTATGTCCAGCTGGATACGATGAATGTATTATCTCGTAGTCAGGATTTATTTTTCTGGTCGAGAGATCATCGGTATCAGCGGGAATGGTTGTTAGAATTGTATGAGCAGCAGTCGATTTTTGAAGTGTATTTGTTTGCTTTGTGTTTGTTGCCAGCATCTTCTTATGAGCATTTGCATCATTATTTTGCACATCATCATTTGAAGATCATGAACCAACCGAAGTTAGATTTTATATTAAATATTTATGAGCAAGTACAGCTTAATCAGCCACTACGTTCGCGAGATATTGAACACGATCAGCCATCAAGTGGAGCGACATGGAGTATGACACCGGCAAGACGAGCATTAGACCAATTATGGCGTGCAGGCTTGATCAAGGTCAGTCGAGATCATCATTTCAATAAGTTATATACAATAACAGATCAGAATATTGAAGAACATCGGACGCTGGAACATGAACCGACGCTGAATACATATTTGCTTGATTTGACGTTTGAAAATTTGGGGATCGCCACGCTCAAAGAATTAAAAGCTTGCTTTAACCTCAATAAAACAGCAGTCAGCGAGTATATCCAGCAACAATTGGAACAAGGGAATATTCAGCAGATACAGGTGGAAGATTGGGCGGAAGAGCATTTTATTCGTACACAAGATATTCCGTTACTGTCTACTTTGGAAAAGTTAGAAGGTAGCGCAGCGACACTGTTATCTCCTTTTGATAATATGATTCGAGATCGGTCACGGTTGTTGAAGTTATTTGATGTGAATTATAAGCTAGAAAGTTATATGCCCAAAGAACAACGACAATATGGTTATTTTGCAATGCCAATTTTGATTGGAGAACAGATTATGGGTGTGATTGATCTCAAAAATGATCGCCAACGTCGGGAGTTACAGGTGCAAAAATTAACGTTATTTGATTCCGCTCAAGCCGTAGAGCACAAGCGCCAGATTGAATCTATATTGCAGAATTTATGTGTATTTGTAGAAGCAGAGCAGATTATTCCTGCGCAAGAAATCACTTATTTATAA
- a CDS encoding helix-turn-helix domain-containing protein has product MVSQTVLDYRWIGQRIREIRQQRGLTQQQLALGICNQSQISRIEKGVESVSAEILFQIAHKFSLDIRIFFDMTEQQINEIQSIRKNIRYLQKKHMYQELLQYIEDHQVEAICRYSLMDQQFVLYQKGNAYVHLGAVDRGFPMIQLALKLTYHCERIPALYEIEVIQALAIAYGFDGDYRACIGWLHKCLRALHVYREGSDQFTPIFYYLSKAYSDTQDYRMAIEYATQGIRYCENHKIGYYLDQLYYECGYSYEQIGQQFKAEQCYTKFQLLQDLFCTY; this is encoded by the coding sequence TTGGTTAGCCAGACTGTACTGGATTACCGCTGGATCGGGCAACGGATTCGAGAGATTCGACAGCAACGTGGATTAACACAGCAACAATTGGCTTTAGGGATTTGCAATCAATCGCAGATCAGTCGTATTGAAAAAGGAGTCGAATCGGTATCGGCTGAGATTTTATTTCAGATTGCACATAAGTTTAGTCTGGATATCCGTATTTTTTTCGATATGACTGAACAGCAGATCAATGAGATTCAGAGTATTCGTAAAAATATTAGATATTTGCAAAAAAAGCATATGTATCAGGAGTTATTGCAATATATTGAAGATCATCAAGTAGAAGCGATATGTCGTTATTCGTTGATGGATCAGCAATTTGTACTGTATCAGAAAGGAAACGCCTATGTGCATCTGGGAGCTGTAGATCGTGGATTTCCTATGATTCAGTTAGCTTTGAAATTAACATATCATTGCGAGCGAATTCCAGCGTTGTATGAGATCGAAGTGATTCAGGCGTTAGCCATTGCGTATGGATTCGATGGAGATTATAGAGCATGTATAGGTTGGTTACACAAATGCTTGCGTGCACTTCATGTCTATCGTGAAGGTAGTGATCAGTTTACGCCTATCTTTTATTATTTGTCGAAAGCTTACTCGGATACGCAAGATTATCGAATGGCTATTGAATATGCTACGCAAGGTATTCGCTATTGTGAAAATCATAAAATCGGCTATTACCTTGATCAACTGTATTATGAATGTGGCTACAGTTATGAGCAGATTGGACAACAGTTCAAAGCAGAGCAGTGTTACACCAAGTTCCAGTTGCTACAAGATTTATTTTGCACGTATTAA
- a CDS encoding carbohydrate-binding protein, with amino-acid sequence MIYNGTAPTTPTTPTIPTNPTQPTAKAWTASAVYVGGDTVSYNGKTYRAKWWTTGETPGQADVWQQL; translated from the coding sequence TTGATCTATAACGGTACTGCGCCAACGACTCCAACCACACCGACTATACCAACCAATCCTACTCAACCAACAGCCAAAGCATGGACAGCGTCTGCGGTATATGTTGGTGGAGATACAGTCAGCTATAATGGCAAAACGTATCGTGCCAAATGGTGGACTACCGGCGAGACACCAGGACAAGCAGATGTATGGCAACAGCTATAA
- a CDS encoding lytic polysaccharide monooxygenase has protein sequence MNWRKAMTATVAISTCALLMSSTIWAHGYIEQPASRAYKGSNALGLNTNVGSAQYEPQSIEALKGYPAAGPADGHIASGGVAGFAPLDEQTSTRWHKTDIKTGALKVQWKLTAQHATASWKYYMTKQGWNPNEPLKRSALQEIAVINDNGAKPSANVSQTINIPSDRSGYHVILGVWDISDTANAFYQVIDVNVTGQGTGGTPPTTPTNPDQPSANNAWTASGIYVGGDTVSYNGKTYRAKWWTSGEAPGTSDVWELLARLQ, from the coding sequence ATGAATTGGAGAAAAGCGATGACAGCGACTGTTGCTATCAGTACATGTGCGTTGTTGATGAGCAGTACGATATGGGCACATGGTTATATTGAACAGCCTGCTAGTCGTGCTTACAAAGGATCGAATGCACTGGGGCTGAATACCAATGTAGGCAGTGCACAGTATGAACCGCAAAGTATCGAAGCACTCAAAGGATACCCTGCGGCAGGGCCAGCAGATGGACATATCGCTAGTGGAGGGGTTGCAGGTTTTGCACCATTAGATGAGCAGACATCTACCCGCTGGCACAAAACGGATATCAAAACAGGTGCACTTAAAGTGCAATGGAAATTAACAGCTCAACATGCGACAGCCAGTTGGAAATATTATATGACCAAACAAGGCTGGAATCCAAATGAGCCACTAAAGCGCAGTGCATTACAAGAAATTGCAGTCATTAATGATAATGGAGCCAAGCCATCTGCGAATGTGAGTCAGACGATTAATATTCCATCGGATCGTAGTGGTTATCATGTGATTTTGGGCGTATGGGATATTAGTGATACTGCCAATGCTTTTTATCAAGTGATCGATGTGAATGTTACAGGTCAGGGTACAGGAGGCACCCCACCGACTACCCCTACTAATCCAGACCAACCTTCTGCTAATAACGCTTGGACTGCTTCTGGGATTTATGTAGGTGGAGATACGGTCAGCTATAACGGCAAAACGTATCGTGCCAAATGGTGGACAAGTGGAGAAGCTCCGGGTACATCGGATGTGTGGGAATTGCTGGCACGATTGCAGTAA